A portion of the Papilio machaon chromosome Z, ilPapMach1.1, whole genome shotgun sequence genome contains these proteins:
- the LOC106717109 gene encoding CCR4-NOT transcription complex subunit 7 isoform X1 codes for MDLRRGYFSYHYSAQAPIYYHPLFSADMQAVNFVPMSQPPPPPPPPPPPSSQAIDDCGIKDVWNYNLHEEFHIIRQIVQKYHWVAMDTEFPGVVARPIGEFRSTADYQYQLLRCNVDLLRIIQLGLTFMDENGQTPSGYTTWQFNFKFSLQEDMYAQDSIDLLQNSGLQFRKHEEEGIDPLEFAELIMTSGLVLMDNIKWLSFHSGYDFGYLLKLLTDQNLPSEENDFFQSLRMYFPTIYDVKYLMKLCKNLKGGLQEVADQLELRRVGPQHQAGSDSHLTGMAFFKIKEIFFDDNIENSSGHLYGLGAPFSATANNFPDGGDGKPS; via the exons ATGGACCTCCGTCGAGGGTATTTCTCGTACCATTATTCTGCGCAAGCACCAATCTACTACCATCCACTTTTTTCAGCAGAC ATGCAAGCGGTGAATTTTGTGCCGATGTCGCAACCGCCaccgccgccaccgccgccgccgccgccctccTCACAAGCTATCGACGACTGTGGCATTAAAGATGTTTGGAATTATAATCTACATGAGGAATTCCATATTATCAGACAG attgtCCAGAAATATCACTGGGTGGCCATGGATACAGAGTTTCCAGGGGTGGTGGCGAGACCAATTGGTGAATTTAGATCAACTGCAGATTATCAATATCAATTACTAAG ATGCAATGTGGACTTGCTAAGGATTATCCAACTTGGGCTCACATTCATGGATGAAAATGGCCAAACTCCATCTGGATACACAACCtggcaatttaattttaaattcagtttACA GGAAGACATGTATGCACAAGATTCTATTGATCTATTGCAAAATTCTGGTTTACAATTTCGAAAACATGAAGAAGAAGGAATTGATCCATTAGAATTTGCAGAACTTATTATGACCTCag gTTTAGTGCTAATGGACAACATCAAATGGCTAAGTTTTCATTCTGGATATGATTTTGGCTACTTGTTAAAACTTTTGACTGATCAAAACTTGCCATCGGaagaaaatgattttttcCAAAGTCTACGCATGTACTTTCCCACCATATATGATGTCAAa TACTTAATGAAGTTATGTAAGAATCTGAAAGGTGGATTACAAGAAGTAGCTGATCAGTTGGAGTTGCGCCGCGTCGGCCCCCAGCATCAAGCAGGATCCGATTCACATCTCACTGGCATGGCTTTCTTCAAAATTAAAGAG ATATTCTTCGATGACAACATCGAGAACTCAAGTGGGCACCTGTATGGATTGGGCGCGCCATTCTCCGCTACCGCCAATAACTTCCCCGACGGTGGCGACGGAAAGCCCTCCTGA
- the LOC106717109 gene encoding CCR4-NOT transcription complex subunit 7 isoform X2, which translates to MFQMQAVNFVPMSQPPPPPPPPPPPSSQAIDDCGIKDVWNYNLHEEFHIIRQIVQKYHWVAMDTEFPGVVARPIGEFRSTADYQYQLLRCNVDLLRIIQLGLTFMDENGQTPSGYTTWQFNFKFSLQEDMYAQDSIDLLQNSGLQFRKHEEEGIDPLEFAELIMTSGLVLMDNIKWLSFHSGYDFGYLLKLLTDQNLPSEENDFFQSLRMYFPTIYDVKYLMKLCKNLKGGLQEVADQLELRRVGPQHQAGSDSHLTGMAFFKIKEIFFDDNIENSSGHLYGLGAPFSATANNFPDGGDGKPS; encoded by the exons ATGTTTCAGATGCAAGCGGTGAATTTTGTGCCGATGTCGCAACCGCCaccgccgccaccgccgccgccgccgccctccTCACAAGCTATCGACGACTGTGGCATTAAAGATGTTTGGAATTATAATCTACATGAGGAATTCCATATTATCAGACAG attgtCCAGAAATATCACTGGGTGGCCATGGATACAGAGTTTCCAGGGGTGGTGGCGAGACCAATTGGTGAATTTAGATCAACTGCAGATTATCAATATCAATTACTAAG ATGCAATGTGGACTTGCTAAGGATTATCCAACTTGGGCTCACATTCATGGATGAAAATGGCCAAACTCCATCTGGATACACAACCtggcaatttaattttaaattcagtttACA GGAAGACATGTATGCACAAGATTCTATTGATCTATTGCAAAATTCTGGTTTACAATTTCGAAAACATGAAGAAGAAGGAATTGATCCATTAGAATTTGCAGAACTTATTATGACCTCag gTTTAGTGCTAATGGACAACATCAAATGGCTAAGTTTTCATTCTGGATATGATTTTGGCTACTTGTTAAAACTTTTGACTGATCAAAACTTGCCATCGGaagaaaatgattttttcCAAAGTCTACGCATGTACTTTCCCACCATATATGATGTCAAa TACTTAATGAAGTTATGTAAGAATCTGAAAGGTGGATTACAAGAAGTAGCTGATCAGTTGGAGTTGCGCCGCGTCGGCCCCCAGCATCAAGCAGGATCCGATTCACATCTCACTGGCATGGCTTTCTTCAAAATTAAAGAG ATATTCTTCGATGACAACATCGAGAACTCAAGTGGGCACCTGTATGGATTGGGCGCGCCATTCTCCGCTACCGCCAATAACTTCCCCGACGGTGGCGACGGAAAGCCCTCCTGA
- the LOC106717109 gene encoding CCR4-NOT transcription complex subunit 7 isoform X4 → MQAVNFVPMSQPPPPPPPPPPPSSQAIDDCGIKDVWNYNLHEEFHIIRQIVQKYHWVAMDTEFPGVVARPIGEFRSTADYQYQLLRCNVDLLRIIQLGLTFMDENGQTPSGYTTWQFNFKFSLQEDMYAQDSIDLLQNSGLQFRKHEEEGIDPLEFAELIMTSGLVLMDNIKWLSFHSGYDFGYLLKLLTDQNLPSEENDFFQSLRMYFPTIYDVKYLMKLCKNLKGGLQEVADQLELRRVGPQHQAGSDSHLTGMAFFKIKEIFFDDNIENSSGHLYGLGAPFSATANNFPDGGDGKPS, encoded by the exons ATGCAAGCGGTGAATTTTGTGCCGATGTCGCAACCGCCaccgccgccaccgccgccgccgccgccctccTCACAAGCTATCGACGACTGTGGCATTAAAGATGTTTGGAATTATAATCTACATGAGGAATTCCATATTATCAGACAG attgtCCAGAAATATCACTGGGTGGCCATGGATACAGAGTTTCCAGGGGTGGTGGCGAGACCAATTGGTGAATTTAGATCAACTGCAGATTATCAATATCAATTACTAAG ATGCAATGTGGACTTGCTAAGGATTATCCAACTTGGGCTCACATTCATGGATGAAAATGGCCAAACTCCATCTGGATACACAACCtggcaatttaattttaaattcagtttACA GGAAGACATGTATGCACAAGATTCTATTGATCTATTGCAAAATTCTGGTTTACAATTTCGAAAACATGAAGAAGAAGGAATTGATCCATTAGAATTTGCAGAACTTATTATGACCTCag gTTTAGTGCTAATGGACAACATCAAATGGCTAAGTTTTCATTCTGGATATGATTTTGGCTACTTGTTAAAACTTTTGACTGATCAAAACTTGCCATCGGaagaaaatgattttttcCAAAGTCTACGCATGTACTTTCCCACCATATATGATGTCAAa TACTTAATGAAGTTATGTAAGAATCTGAAAGGTGGATTACAAGAAGTAGCTGATCAGTTGGAGTTGCGCCGCGTCGGCCCCCAGCATCAAGCAGGATCCGATTCACATCTCACTGGCATGGCTTTCTTCAAAATTAAAGAG ATATTCTTCGATGACAACATCGAGAACTCAAGTGGGCACCTGTATGGATTGGGCGCGCCATTCTCCGCTACCGCCAATAACTTCCCCGACGGTGGCGACGGAAAGCCCTCCTGA
- the LOC106717109 gene encoding CCR4-NOT transcription complex subunit 7 isoform X3 has translation MYMQAVNFVPMSQPPPPPPPPPPPSSQAIDDCGIKDVWNYNLHEEFHIIRQIVQKYHWVAMDTEFPGVVARPIGEFRSTADYQYQLLRCNVDLLRIIQLGLTFMDENGQTPSGYTTWQFNFKFSLQEDMYAQDSIDLLQNSGLQFRKHEEEGIDPLEFAELIMTSGLVLMDNIKWLSFHSGYDFGYLLKLLTDQNLPSEENDFFQSLRMYFPTIYDVKYLMKLCKNLKGGLQEVADQLELRRVGPQHQAGSDSHLTGMAFFKIKEIFFDDNIENSSGHLYGLGAPFSATANNFPDGGDGKPS, from the exons ATGTAT ATGCAAGCGGTGAATTTTGTGCCGATGTCGCAACCGCCaccgccgccaccgccgccgccgccgccctccTCACAAGCTATCGACGACTGTGGCATTAAAGATGTTTGGAATTATAATCTACATGAGGAATTCCATATTATCAGACAG attgtCCAGAAATATCACTGGGTGGCCATGGATACAGAGTTTCCAGGGGTGGTGGCGAGACCAATTGGTGAATTTAGATCAACTGCAGATTATCAATATCAATTACTAAG ATGCAATGTGGACTTGCTAAGGATTATCCAACTTGGGCTCACATTCATGGATGAAAATGGCCAAACTCCATCTGGATACACAACCtggcaatttaattttaaattcagtttACA GGAAGACATGTATGCACAAGATTCTATTGATCTATTGCAAAATTCTGGTTTACAATTTCGAAAACATGAAGAAGAAGGAATTGATCCATTAGAATTTGCAGAACTTATTATGACCTCag gTTTAGTGCTAATGGACAACATCAAATGGCTAAGTTTTCATTCTGGATATGATTTTGGCTACTTGTTAAAACTTTTGACTGATCAAAACTTGCCATCGGaagaaaatgattttttcCAAAGTCTACGCATGTACTTTCCCACCATATATGATGTCAAa TACTTAATGAAGTTATGTAAGAATCTGAAAGGTGGATTACAAGAAGTAGCTGATCAGTTGGAGTTGCGCCGCGTCGGCCCCCAGCATCAAGCAGGATCCGATTCACATCTCACTGGCATGGCTTTCTTCAAAATTAAAGAG ATATTCTTCGATGACAACATCGAGAACTCAAGTGGGCACCTGTATGGATTGGGCGCGCCATTCTCCGCTACCGCCAATAACTTCCCCGACGGTGGCGACGGAAAGCCCTCCTGA